The following coding sequences are from one Marinifilum sp. JC120 window:
- a CDS encoding cell division protein ZapA: MPRYTIPVLGLEISFKTDADKERIIAAKDVLEERFSELIRGGKDVSREKLLTCLALSLADDYLEHSRKLETMEEKINALLEK; the protein is encoded by the coding sequence ATGCCCCGTTATACTATTCCCGTACTCGGACTTGAAATTTCATTTAAGACCGATGCGGATAAAGAAAGAATAATAGCCGCAAAGGATGTGCTCGAAGAGAGATTCAGCGAGCTTATCCGGGGCGGAAAAGATGTCAGCAGGGAGAAGTTACTCACTTGTCTGGCGTTAAGTCTGGCCGATGACTACCTTGAACACAGCCGCAAGCTCGAAACAATGGAAGAGAAAATAAACGCGCTGTTAGAGAAGTGA